The genomic window GACCATAAAAATGGCTAAAAAAGTGTCAGGTATTAATATAATAGTTGGTGGTGGAATTAAAAAACCTGAAATTGCCTATGAAAAAGTATTAGCTGGAGCTGATGGTATAGTTACTGGAACATTAGTTGAGAAAGATCCAAAAATGATAGAAAAAGTTTATGATGCTATAAAAAAAGCTGGAAGGGAGAAGAAATGGATATAATAACATTAACAACAGATTTTGGTTATAGTGAAGGATATGTAGGGGCTATGAAAGGGAGAATATTGAATATATTAAAAAAATACAATAAAGAAGTTAAAATTATTGACATTTCTCATGATATAAGACCATTCAATATATATCATGGAGCTTATGTTTTGCTCACTTCTATCCCATATTTTCCTGAAGCTGTGCATATTGCTGTTGTAGATCCTACAGTTGGTAGTGAAAGAAGATCAATAGTTATAGAAACAAAAAATGGTTATCTAGTAGGGCCAGATAATGGAATTTTTAGCTATGTTTTAGATAGATTGAAAGTTAAGAAGATTTATAAGATAGATGAAAATAAATATAATCCTTCAAATACCTTTCATGGAAGAGATGTATATGCTGTTGTAGGGGCGGAGATAATTATAAGAAATGGTTATGATGGGGAAGAGATAGATGATATTGTTAGATTAGATGATAAAACAAAAAGAGTGATACATATAGACAGATTTGGAAATATTATAACTAATATCAGAGAAAATGAGGTAAATTTTAGTTATGGAGATGATGTGGAAATAGAGATAAAAACAAGATTTGGAAAAAAAAGAATTAAATGTAAATTTGTAAGATCTTACTACGAAGGAAAAGATTTTATTTGCTTAATAAATAGTGAGGGTTTCTTAGAAATAGGAAGGTTTATGGACAGTGCAGCTGAGAAATTAAAAGTAGATTATTTAGATGAGATTAATATTATAACCTCTTCTTAGCTATAGCAACATATATATTATTTTTTCCAACTTTTCCTCCAAATTCTGAAATTTTTTCAAGATTTTCAGTTTCACATAACTTCTCTATCTTCTTCCTGCCTGCATCTTTAGTTTTCTCTCCAAAAGAGATAATTATAACATTATCATTAACCTTCTCATAACCTAAAATAGGTTTTTTTATTTTCTTTTTTAACTCTTCAATATCTTTTAAATGAGTTATTACCATTTTAGCATCTTCTATAAAAGGAAAATCTTTTAAATACTCCATTATAAAAGATATGTCATTACTCCTTTCTTGACCATACTTTTTTAAATTAACTTTATAATAATTTAATTTACCATCTTGATATTCTTTAATTATTGCCTTAGAGGTTCTTATTAAATCAACATCTCCTCCTTTTTTAATATACCCTCTTTTTTCTCCAATTTTCTCTAAGAGCTTTTCATCAATCTTGTCATAATCAACTTTAAAATAATCCTTAACTATTGATTTATCAAAATTATCTATCCTTTTTAATATCTTCAAAGCTGCAGGTATGGGATTATCTACTTTTTCCAATCTTAAAGCTCCACTTATTATAAGATCATCTTCATCTTTCATTTCTAAAATTCCTGGAGTATCTAAAAGTCTTATATTTCTTGTTAATCTAATCCACTGTTCTCCTTTAGTTAATCCTGCAATACTCCCAGTTAAAGCCTTTCTACTTCCAGTTAAAGCATTTATTATAGATGACTTCCCAACATTTGGATAGCCTACAACACCTACTTTTCCCTCTTTTTTCCCCATCTCTTTTAATAGCTTCTTTATTTTATCTCTTAAAATTCTAGTACCTAATCTCTGTTTTGCTGAAACAAAAACAGTGTTTTCTCCAAATACTCTTTTCCATCTTTCTAAAATTTCTTTTGGGACTAAATCAGCCTTATTTAAAACATATATTATCTTTTTTCCACTATTTAATATTCTTTTTTCTAACTCTTTATTTCTTGTTAATTCAGGATCTCTTGCATCTAAGACAAAAAGGATAATATCACATTCATTAATTATTTTATTAACTATCTTCTTAACAGGAACTTTTTTTATTCTCATGTAAGATCACAAAAATAGAAAAGCTTATATGTGATGATGATAATTTAAAATAAAATGTGTATTATTGTAGCTACTATTAGCAGTATTGCTAAGAAGTACCCCATTATATATGAGCTCTTACTTCCTGTGTATGGTCTAGTTATATCTTTCTTTATTTCCTCTATTTCTTCTAACCCTCCCATATTTTCTAACTTATTTTCCATAGTATCACTTTTTTTCCTTTTTGTTTATTTTATTTGTAAAAAGCAATATAAATACTTTTTTGCTCATGAAAAATCATGATAAATTATTTTTAATGATAAATCATGATAATTCTTCTTAATCTAAAAATAGAAATTTATTGTTCAACTATATCTTTAACAAACCTAATAATTTTGTTTAACTCTTCATCTTTTGGAGTGAATCTAACTCTTAAACATTCATCATCAACTATTTTGAAATTTAATTCTTTTAAGATGTTCTTTATTTTATCAGAAGCTCCTTCTCTCCATCCATAAGAACCAAAGACAGCTGAGATTTTATTACCCACTCTAAGATTTTTTAAGTAGTTTAAAAACTTACTAACTTCTGGGTAGATATCCATATTCATTGTAGGAGATCCAATTAATAGGTATTTAGCATCTACAATTTCAGCTAATATTTCTGATATTGATGATGTAGATATTCTATAAACCTTAACCTCTATTCCCAAATCAATAAAAGCATTAGCTAATGCATGAGCTATCTTTTTTGTTGAACCATACATTGTGTCATAAACAATAA from Methanocaldococcus villosus KIN24-T80 includes these protein-coding regions:
- a CDS encoding SAM hydrolase/SAM-dependent halogenase family protein is translated as MDIITLTTDFGYSEGYVGAMKGRILNILKKYNKEVKIIDISHDIRPFNIYHGAYVLLTSIPYFPEAVHIAVVDPTVGSERRSIVIETKNGYLVGPDNGIFSYVLDRLKVKKIYKIDENKYNPSNTFHGRDVYAVVGAEIIIRNGYDGEEIDDIVRLDDKTKRVIHIDRFGNIITNIRENEVNFSYGDDVEIEIKTRFGKKRIKCKFVRSYYEGKDFICLINSEGFLEIGRFMDSAAEKLKVDYLDEINIITSS
- a CDS encoding GTPase codes for the protein MRIKKVPVKKIVNKIINECDIILFVLDARDPELTRNKELEKRILNSGKKIIYVLNKADLVPKEILERWKRVFGENTVFVSAKQRLGTRILRDKIKKLLKEMGKKEGKVGVVGYPNVGKSSIINALTGSRKALTGSIAGLTKGEQWIRLTRNIRLLDTPGILEMKDEDDLIISGALRLEKVDNPIPAALKILKRIDNFDKSIVKDYFKVDYDKIDEKLLEKIGEKRGYIKKGGDVDLIRTSKAIIKEYQDGKLNYYKVNLKKYGQERSNDISFIMEYLKDFPFIEDAKMVITHLKDIEELKKKIKKPILGYEKVNDNVIIISFGEKTKDAGRKKIEKLCETENLEKISEFGGKVGKNNIYVAIAKKRL